In Papaver somniferum cultivar HN1 chromosome 1, ASM357369v1, whole genome shotgun sequence, a genomic segment contains:
- the LOC113272532 gene encoding lamin-B1-like, with protein sequence MSSGYQQEVIGAAIRQKQLAEVEYLHAQLQQEHNRARGLETQLAEAKENLDIEQSHVVNLHRRIVNKDDKIDRQEADGDLRAEILRYERFEYVPEEVDNLRASLSRVQGIAADKTLLADNLESQCERLRLQIRDLHVDRKWILQEKDATEKSNQELHEKLRRFNQVSQEFEWVQAQLPDLQIAHDRQKADWSDHKKYCPTNEFNEQRYNKLTAKISSLESEQGKVKSLEGEVARLKTRETQLLGKVATAEAASTQLTLDLAVEKDKFKTELVTKVKEGVKAVIENKRADVAAKKAGSGSAQPKE encoded by the exons ATGTCCTCAGGATACCAACAGGAGGTTATTGGAGCTGCTATTAGGCAGAAGCAGTTGGCAGAAGTGGAATATCTTCATGCTCAGCTGCAGCAGGAGCACAATCGAGCACGAGGACTGGAGACGCAGTTAGCCGAGGCCAAAG AGAACCTAGACATTGAGCAAAGTCATGTTGTGAATCTCCACCGAAGAATCGTCAATAAGGATGATAAGATTGATCGTCAGGAAGCCGACGGGGATCTTCGAGCCGAGATACTCCGCTATGAGAGATTTGAGTATGTGCCTGAGGAGGTAGACAATCTTCGGGCGAGCCTTTCCCGGGTCCAGGGTATTGCCGCCGATAAGACATTATTAGCCGATAACTTGGAAAGTCAGTGTGAACGATTGAGACTTCAAATCAGAGACTTGCATGTTGATCGCAAGTGGATTTTACAAGAGAAGGATGCTACCGAGAAGTCTAACCAAGAATTACATGAGAAGCTTCGTAGATTCAACCAAGTATCCCAAGAGTTTGAATGGGTTCAAGCTCAATTGCCCGATCTGCAGATAGCACATGATCGGCAGAAGGCTGACTGGAGTGATCATAAGAAATACTGCCCCACCAATGAGTTCAATGAGCAACGTTATAATAAGTTAACTGCGAAGATTTCATCTCTGGAAT CTGAGCAAGGAAAGGTGAAATCTTTGGAGGGGGAGGTTGCTCGACTAAAGACTCGGGAAACTCAGTTGCTCGGGAAAGTTGCAACTGCGGAAGCTGCGTCGACCCAACTGACCCTTGATCTAGCTGTTGAGAAAGACAAGTTCAAGACCGAGCTCGTCACAAAGGTCAAGGAAGGCGTGAAGGCGGTTATCGAGAATAAGCGGGCCGACGTCGCTGCTAAGAAAGCTGGTTCAGGATCAGCTCAGCCTAAGGAATAG